In the Armatimonas rosea genome, TGCTCGTGGTAGGAAAACGCCTCCCGCGGCTCACGGAGCTGATGGAGCGCATGCCCAATGAGTAAAAGGGTCAAGGCCGACTCGTGCTCCAGAAACCCTGCCTCTCGGTGGAGGTTCTCAAGAATAGGGAGCGCTTTCTGCGGCTGACCCGCAAGAAGCAGGTGCCGTGCGTAGTCACGCTCGCGGTACTTCGCCTCACCATAGCTATAAGCGTCCTCCGATGCTAGCTTAACGGCGTGGCGGGAGCGTGTTAGAGCGAGATCGGACTGCCCCTCTTGTGCTAAGTAGTTTGCCTGGATACTAGAAAGCCAGGCGTGGATACTAGGCAGAGCCGAGTAGTCTTGCCATTGGTCTAGGAAAGCGACGGCGGCACGAGGACCTTTTCGGGCTGCTTCGATGGCGGCGAATGCCACAATGCCTCTTGTCTGGCAGGCTTCAATCCTGGTACCTGCTGCTTTAACAAGCTCAATCGAGGCACGTGCTTGGACTTCGGCCATACGTACCTGTTGCTGCAGAAACAGTGTGTCATAGCCCTGAGCCCCCCAGATTCCTGCTTGGGCGGCGAGGCTTCCTGTTAGATCCCTCTGTCCCAGCTCGGCATGGCGTGCCGCGATATACCAGGAGATCAGGGTGTTGTTGGGAGCCAAGCTAAGGAATGTCATCTCCGTGTGGAGAGCGATCAAGGAAGAGTAGTCCAGCGGAAGTGGCTCTTGCTCGATAAAGCCGCGTGTGGTGAGGTGAAGTGTCTCATCGAGCGAGGCACCTAGTGCGTAGCAGAGGGCGTGGAGCTTCTGACCATCGGGCCAGCGCTCGCCCCGCTCCCAGCGGGAGAGCATCTCCCGAGTGACACCGGCGGCCCGTGCGGCGTCTTCCTGGGTGACTCCCGAGCGAAGCCGTAGCGCTCGCAGGAGCTCGCCGCCACTGAGCTTTCGTAGGCCTGGGGGTTCCTCGTGCTGGTAGAGAGCGGCGCGTGGTGTGTCTAGCTGGCGCCGGAGTACTGCCGCTTCGTGTGCGGTGACCTCAAGGACATTGAGCGTGGTGCTGAGCTCCTGCATGGAGGGGCTCTGGATACCGCGCTCCCAGCGCGAGAGGGTGGACTTGTGAATCCCACAGCGGAGGGAGAGCGCTCCGAGGGAGAGACCGCGCCGGAGACGCCACTGCTGGAGCTGTTGCCCAATGGTTAGTGTGTCTGAAGACAATACCACGGTCTCACATTATAGCGAAAATCATGCCTACTGGCAAAAAAGTGTTGCGACTTTGGTTCCCCCCCTTGAATGCTCGGCAGAGTTTCTTTAGGATGCGGGGAATAGGATCCTATACCCCATGAAATATCAATCCCTCTTCCTCACGGCACTTGCGCTTGTCGCATTGCCTATCTCGTCTTTTGGACGCTCCGTCTCCGCTCGGCAGGCCACGGCGCAAGATGCCAGTGACACGGTCGATGTGATCTACCGCTGTCGCTACATCCGCTCGGCGAGTGCGCTGACCATGCTCACCGCACTCTTCCCCGCCGACCAGCTCAAGGCCGTTGTGGGACCGGAGCCCTACTCTCCCCGCATTGAACAGGCAGCGACCTCCAATGGCTCCCAGGTGACCGCGGTCAAGACCTTGGCGGAGACCGAGGCGGGGCTGGTCTCTCACGACATCATCCTCTCGGGCAAGCGCGCCACTGTCGACCGGGCTATGGCGCTCTTGGAGAAGGCGGATCACCACCGCAAGCAGGTGAAGCTCAATGTCAAGATCGCGGACATGGACCTGGAGAAGCTACTGGACCTGGGGATCAAGTGGAACTGGGCGCCCAACTTTACCGTCTCCGAGAAGGGTGAGTCGGCGACCAGCGCCACGGGGATCGCGCCCCACAAGTTCAGTGTCGGCAACTGGGTGCACACCCCCGAGTTCATCAACGCTGCGCTCTCGTCCAATACCCAGAACAACACCGTACGCCTGCTGGCCCAGCCCAATATCTCCCTCCTCGACGGCGAGCGTGGCTTCATTCTGATCGGTGAGCGCATTCTCTTCCCTAAGATCGTCTCCTACTCGTCGGTGGGCCTGCCGATCTACGACAAAGAGGAGGTACGCACCGGTATCTACATCCAGGTCGCAGTACAGATGTCCGACCACGGGGACATGACCCTCTCGGTCTATCCGCAAGTCTCGGTGATCTCTGGATTTTTGGACATCAACGGCACCAAGTACCCGGAGATCAACACCCGTGAGGAGCAGACCACGGTGCGCATCAAGGACAAAGAGACCCTCGTGATCGGTGGCCTCCTGCGTGAGGACGAGATCACCAAGATGACAGCCGTGCCCGGCCTCTCAAAGATCCCGGTCTTTGGCGAGCTCTTCAAGAACCGCTCGACCTCGCATGTCAAGAGCGACCTGGTCATCACCATCACTCCGGAGACGATCGACGACGACGAGACGGGGACGATCGTTAAGAAGTAGCGCTGCTAGAGGCTCTGGTACTCAGGAGGGAGAGAAAGGCGGTGCCGGGCGAGGGACTCCATCGCCTGCTCTCGGTAGGTGAGTGCCTCACCGACCTCTCCTACTGCGTAGAGGGCCTTGGCAAAGAGGAAGCAGGTCGGGCCACTCTCCTGCTTGGGGAGGGCACTGGAATCCTGAAGGCTCTGAAGAACCTCCAGCGCCCGCCTTGGCTCTTTGGCGAGAAGCAGGTGCCGTGCGTAGTCGCGGTGGCGGTAGGCTCCCTCTTTGGGATCGTTGCTCTCGTTGCTGATGAGCTTCCGGGCGGCATCAGAGCGCTGGAGCGCACTCGTAATTTCCCCCGCTCGAAGCAAATAGTCCGCCTGAATACTGTAGACCCAGGCACGCAGGTGGATGATGGTAACAAGACCCAGCCAACTCTCCAGGAACCGGACTGCGGCTAGGGGGCCACTCTGGCGCGATTCGACCTCGGCCTGAACGAGGATTCCTCGGAGCTGGGATGCGCCTAGAAAGCCACGACAATCTTGCATCAGGCGCATCGTTTGCTGCCCGAGGCGGGAGGCAGATCCCAAGTTTCCCTGGTGCCAGAGATTGTAGCCCAATGTTCCCCAGATCGCTGCCTGGATGAGCTGTAGACGAAATGGGTCTCCTCGATCAAGCTCTGCAAACCGGGCGGCGATGTGCCAGTTGGCAAGCTCCAGCTTCGGCGAGGTGGTGTCGTAGGCGAGCGCAAGATGGATTTGTAGGAGCGCGGGCCTCTCTAGTGGGAGTGGCTCTTGCTCGATAAAGCCGCGTGTGGTGAGGTGAAGTGTCTCATCGAGCGAGGCGCCTAGTGCGTAGCAGAGGGCATGGAGCTTCTGACCATCGGGCCAGCGCTCGCCCCGCTCCCAGCGGGAGAGCATCTCCCGAGTGACACCGGCGGCCCGTGCGGCGTCTTGCTGCGTGACTCCCGAGCGTAGGCGTAGCGCGCGCAAGAGCTCGCCGCCACTGATCTGTCGCATCCCGGCGGGTTCCTGATGTCGGTAGAGCACCGCCCGTGGGGCATCGAGCTGTTGCCAGCAAGCCGCCCGCTCTTGGGCAGAGACCTCCAGTGCCTTAAGGGTATCGTCGAGCTCCCGTGTGGAGGGGAGCTGGATACCGCGTTCCCAGCGGGAGAGGGTGGACTTATGAATCCCACAGCGGAGGGAGAGCGCTCCGAGGGAGAGACCGCGCCGGAGACGCCACTGCTGGAGCTGCTGCCCAACGGTCGGCGCATCTGAGGCCAGTATCACGATCTCGCATTATAGCGAAAAGTATGCCTTTCTACAAAAGCGTTGCGATTTTGGTTCCATCTCTGGCTGTGCGGACACAGGGACGGTACCTTGCAAGCGAGAGTTCAAGAAGGCTCTAAGAGGTTTGAGGAATAGAATCATGAAGACTACGAATCTTGTTTTGCCCGTATTGCTGGTCAGTGTTGCTTTGCCGGTCGGTATTTCCGCAAGGAATACTCCACAACAAGAGGTAATCGCTAAGATAAATGCTTACAGAGCAACTAAAAAAGCTCAAGCACTTGTATCTGATGATGTGCTAAATAAGTCAGCGCAGTTATATGCTGATGTGCTTTCTAAAACAGATAAGACAGGCCACACTGTAGAGATGACGACGCCTAACGGTAAGACATGTAAGACTTTTGAAGAAAGAACAGGTATCGCAGCAATCGAGCTTGCAGGAGGGGATCTTAAAAAGAACTATCAGTTCTCCTATGTGAATACTGCTGCGATTAAGGCTAAGGCTCCAGAACGGTTCTGGGTGAATCTAAAGCTTGGAGAGATCTTGGCTTATGGTCAAGCGACACCCGATGCTGCTGTGGAGGGCTGGAAAAAATCGGTCCAAGGGCACAATGAAAATATGTTAGATCCAAGCTGGACGCACATAGGAGTCGGCATCTCGAAGCGACCGTCAGGGGGCTTTAACTGGGTGGTGGTCTTTGGGACGCCCAACCCTGATGCAAAGGCGATGATAGCGCTCGATGGGACTTTTGAGG is a window encoding:
- a CDS encoding helix-turn-helix domain-containing protein; the encoded protein is MSSDTLTIGQQLQQWRLRRGLSLGALSLRCGIHKSTLSRWERGIQSPSMQELSTTLNVLEVTAHEAAVLRRQLDTPRAALYQHEEPPGLRKLSGGELLRALRLRSGVTQEDAARAAGVTREMLSRWERGERWPDGQKLHALCYALGASLDETLHLTTRGFIEQEPLPLDYSSLIALHTEMTFLSLAPNNTLISWYIAARHAELGQRDLTGSLAAQAGIWGAQGYDTLFLQQQVRMAEVQARASIELVKAAGTRIEACQTRGIVAFAAIEAARKGPRAAVAFLDQWQDYSALPSIHAWLSSIQANYLAQEGQSDLALTRSRHAVKLASEDAYSYGEAKYRERDYARHLLLAGQPQKALPILENLHREAGFLEHESALTLLLIGHALHQLREPREAFSYHEQATQLITRHKITLPPEYQDL
- a CDS encoding type II secretion system protein GspD, whose translation is MKYQSLFLTALALVALPISSFGRSVSARQATAQDASDTVDVIYRCRYIRSASALTMLTALFPADQLKAVVGPEPYSPRIEQAATSNGSQVTAVKTLAETEAGLVSHDIILSGKRATVDRAMALLEKADHHRKQVKLNVKIADMDLEKLLDLGIKWNWAPNFTVSEKGESATSATGIAPHKFSVGNWVHTPEFINAALSSNTQNNTVRLLAQPNISLLDGERGFILIGERILFPKIVSYSSVGLPIYDKEEVRTGIYIQVAVQMSDHGDMTLSVYPQVSVISGFLDINGTKYPEINTREEQTTVRIKDKETLVIGGLLREDEITKMTAVPGLSKIPVFGELFKNRSTSHVKSDLVITITPETIDDDETGTIVKK
- a CDS encoding CAP domain-containing protein, producing MKTTNLVLPVLLVSVALPVGISARNTPQQEVIAKINAYRATKKAQALVSDDVLNKSAQLYADVLSKTDKTGHTVEMTTPNGKTCKTFEERTGIAAIELAGGDLKKNYQFSYVNTAAIKAKAPERFWVNLKLGEILAYGQATPDAAVEGWKKSVQGHNENMLDPSWTHIGVGISKRPSGGFNWVVVFGTPNPDAKAMIALDGTFEGKPMPEKFQYYTKYVKKP
- a CDS encoding helix-turn-helix domain-containing protein, with protein sequence MILASDAPTVGQQLQQWRLRRGLSLGALSLRCGIHKSTLSRWERGIQLPSTRELDDTLKALEVSAQERAACWQQLDAPRAVLYRHQEPAGMRQISGGELLRALRLRSGVTQQDAARAAGVTREMLSRWERGERWPDGQKLHALCYALGASLDETLHLTTRGFIEQEPLPLERPALLQIHLALAYDTTSPKLELANWHIAARFAELDRGDPFRLQLIQAAIWGTLGYNLWHQGNLGSASRLGQQTMRLMQDCRGFLGASQLRGILVQAEVESRQSGPLAAVRFLESWLGLVTIIHLRAWVYSIQADYLLRAGEITSALQRSDAARKLISNESNDPKEGAYRHRDYARHLLLAKEPRRALEVLQSLQDSSALPKQESGPTCFLFAKALYAVGEVGEALTYREQAMESLARHRLSLPPEYQSL